In one Mus caroli chromosome 14, CAROLI_EIJ_v1.1, whole genome shotgun sequence genomic region, the following are encoded:
- the LOC110309412 gene encoding granzyme G isoform X2, producing the protein MSPVLILLTLLLPLGAGAEEIIGGHEVKPHSRPYMVFIKSVDIEGKKKYCGGFLVQDDFVLTAAHCRNRSMTVTLGAHNIKAKEETQQIIPVAKAIPHPAFNREHGTNDIMLLKLERKAKRTKAVRPLKLPRPNARVKPGDVCSVAGWGKTSINATKASARLRETQLIIQEDEKCKKLWYNYSKTTQICAGNPKKVQAPYEGDSGGPLVCDNLAYGVASYGLNGTISPGVFTKVVHFLPWISTNMKLL; encoded by the exons atgtcacCAGTCCTGATTCTCCTGACTCTACTTCTGCCTCTTGGAGCTGGAGCAG AGGAGATCATCGGCGGCCATGAGGTGAAGCCACATTCACGCCCCTACATGGTGTTCATTAAGTCTGTGGATAttgaagggaagaagaaatacTGCGGAGGCTTCCTGGTTCAAGATGATTTTGTGCTGACGGCTGCTCACTGCAGAAACAG GTCAATGACAGTCACACTGGGGGCCCACAACATCAAGGCTAAGGAGGAGACACAGCAGATCATCCCTGTGGCAAAAGCCATTCCCCACCCGGCTTTTAATAGAGAGCATGGCACCAATGACATTATGCTATTAAAA CTGGAGAGGAAGGCCAAGAGAACTAAAGCTGTGAGGCCCCTCAAGTTGCCCAGACCCAATGCCCGGGTGAAGCCAGGGGATGTGTGCAGTGTGGCTGGCTGGGGGAAAACATCCATCAATGCCACTAAAGCATCTGCCCGCCTACGAGAGACTCAACTGATCATCCAGGAGGATGAGAAATGCAAAAAACTCTGGTACAACTATTCCAAGACCACGCAGATCTGTGCTGGAAACCCAAAAAAAGTACAGGCTCCTTACGAG GGTGACTCGGGGGGACCCCTCGTGTGTGACAACCTAGCTTATGGAGTTGCATCCTATGGGCTAAATGGGACAATCTCTCCAGGAGTCTTCACTAAGGTTGTGCACTTCCTGCCGTGGATAAGCACAAACATGAAGCTGCTCTAA
- the LOC110309412 gene encoding granzyme G isoform X1 encodes MSPVLILLTLLLPLGAGAEEIIGGHEVKPHSRPYMVFIKSVDIEGKKKYCGGFLVQDDFVLTAAHCRNSSFHRSMTVTLGAHNIKAKEETQQIIPVAKAIPHPAFNREHGTNDIMLLKLERKAKRTKAVRPLKLPRPNARVKPGDVCSVAGWGKTSINATKASARLRETQLIIQEDEKCKKLWYNYSKTTQICAGNPKKVQAPYEGDSGGPLVCDNLAYGVASYGLNGTISPGVFTKVVHFLPWISTNMKLL; translated from the exons atgtcacCAGTCCTGATTCTCCTGACTCTACTTCTGCCTCTTGGAGCTGGAGCAG AGGAGATCATCGGCGGCCATGAGGTGAAGCCACATTCACGCCCCTACATGGTGTTCATTAAGTCTGTGGATAttgaagggaagaagaaatacTGCGGAGGCTTCCTGGTTCAAGATGATTTTGTGCTGACGGCTGCTCACTGCAGAAACA GCTCTTTCCACAGGTCAATGACAGTCACACTGGGGGCCCACAACATCAAGGCTAAGGAGGAGACACAGCAGATCATCCCTGTGGCAAAAGCCATTCCCCACCCGGCTTTTAATAGAGAGCATGGCACCAATGACATTATGCTATTAAAA CTGGAGAGGAAGGCCAAGAGAACTAAAGCTGTGAGGCCCCTCAAGTTGCCCAGACCCAATGCCCGGGTGAAGCCAGGGGATGTGTGCAGTGTGGCTGGCTGGGGGAAAACATCCATCAATGCCACTAAAGCATCTGCCCGCCTACGAGAGACTCAACTGATCATCCAGGAGGATGAGAAATGCAAAAAACTCTGGTACAACTATTCCAAGACCACGCAGATCTGTGCTGGAAACCCAAAAAAAGTACAGGCTCCTTACGAG GGTGACTCGGGGGGACCCCTCGTGTGTGACAACCTAGCTTATGGAGTTGCATCCTATGGGCTAAATGGGACAATCTCTCCAGGAGTCTTCACTAAGGTTGTGCACTTCCTGCCGTGGATAAGCACAAACATGAAGCTGCTCTAA